In the genome of Natronomonas salina, the window CAGTTTCAGCCAGTGGAGCTGGATCGACTGCCGGGTCGTGAAGTCGACCCAGGCGTTCCCGAACTCGGGGTTCTCGACGGGGCCCTCCGCGTAGTCGCGGGCCACCTCGCCGATGGCACGCAACTGTCCGGGCTCGAGGACGCCGCCGCAGTTCGTCAGCCGCATCATGAAGTAGCTCTCCTGGCCGTCGCGGTGGTGGAACAGCCCCCAGAACTTGAACCGGGAGAACCACGCGGCCTTCTCGTCGTCCGGGATGGAGTCGAAGCCCCGCTCGGCGAACTCGAGGATCTTCTCGCGGACCTCGTCGCCGTAGCAGTCCTCCTTGTATCCTTCTTTCTTGTGCACTTTCAGTCACCTCCCACGCTGTCTGACTGTCCGTCTACCGATGCCGCGAATTCCTGTCCGAATGCGTCGTTCATCACGGTAGAGCATACCCTCTTTTCGGCCAAAACAGTGGCTGTTGACGAGTGTCCAGATACTCTCGCTCGATGCTTCCGACCGTGGCGTATTGGAGCGGATATGTAGAATATAAGTTGTATAAAACGGCGGCTTCCCGGTCGTTCGCTGAACGAACGTCCGCGGTCAGAGGGCCTCGAGGGCCGCCGCGACGTCCTCGGGGGTATTGCAGTTCGTCACCGCGCGGGCGTCGGCGTCCACGCGCGCGACGTCGAGGCGGGCGAGCGCGTCTGCGAGCCGTCGTGACCCGCAGGCCAGCGTCGTCTCGCAGGCCCGCCGCGCCGCGCCGACCCGGTAGGCCGCACCGAGCGGCGACGGGGGGCCGTCGGCGTCGACGACGGCCGCGTCGGCGGCCGGGAGCGACTGGAGCAGGGAGTCGGCCGTCGACCCGTCGAACAGCGGCATGTCGCACCCGACGACGACGGCGCGGTCGGCGGCGGCCACTCGAAATGCGGTCAGGAGCCCCGCCAGCGGGCCGCGGCCCGGGACCGGGTCGACCGCGAACCGCGGGGCGAGCCCCTCCAGGGCCGACGCGAGCGCGTCTCGCTGCTCGGCCCGGCAGCTGACGACAAGTTCGTCGCCGGGCAGGCCCTCGACGGCACGGCGGCACATCGGCTCGCCGTCGACGTCGGCCAGCGCCTTGTCACCCTCGGGGTACCGGCGGGAGCGGCCGCCGGCGAGCAGGACGACGGCCGTCGACGGGCGGCCCTCAGTCATCCGCGCTCACCACCTCGCCGTCGGAGAACGAGACGAGCCCGTCGACGTTGGCCCGCCGGGCGACCTCCGGCCGGTAGACGTAGGCGTTCAGCAGGACGATGGGGACGACGACGACCGCGACGAGCGCGTAGCTGGCGTGGATCTGCCCCCGGCTGGCGGTCCACGAGAAGACCAGCGGGAAGGCGACGCCGCCGACGGTGCCGAACCCGCCGACGATGCCCGCGGCCGCCCCGGAGCGGTCCGGGAACATCGCGGGGAGCTGCGCGAAGATGGCGCCGGAGGTGAACCCGCAGCCGAGGCCGACGAGCGCGACGGCGCCGACGGTCAGGCCGACGTTCCCGGTCCGGCCGGCCAGCGTCAGGCCGACGAGCGCGACGAGGAGGTAGCACATGCAGACGAACGTCCACTGCTCGCGGTACCGCCCCTCGAAGACGGGGAGGAGGGCGCGCTCGCTTCGGTCGAGGCGGTCGCTGACGTAGCCGCTGATCGGCCGCAGGCAGCCCGACGACAGCGAGAACGCCGCGGCGAAGGTGCTCGCCAGCACGAGGTCGGCGCCGAAGCCCGTCCGGAAGTACGTCGGCAGCCAGCTGTTCATCGAGATCTCCATCCCGAAGCTCAGCAGGTAGCCGAACGCCAGCGCGACCACGCCGTAGCGGGTGGCGGTGTGGGCCAGCCCCTCCAGGGTGGCACCGTCGGCGGCGGCCCGCGCTCGCTCCTCGGTGGCGGCGTCCTCGCCGAGGACGTAGTAGACGACGCCGAGCAGGGCCGCCGCGACGCCGACGTAGAAGAACGCCGCCCGCCAGCCGGCGTCGAACACCGGGCCGCGCCACCCGGTGCCGAAGACGCGCGGGAGGACGAGCGCCCCGGCGGCCGCCCCGGCGTTGCCGAGGCCCGCGTAGATGCCCTCGGCGGTGCCGAGCTGCTCCTCGGGGAACCACTGGGAGACGTGTTGGATGCCGACGACGAAGGTGACGCCGGCCGCGGCGACGACCAGCCGGAGCGCGAAGAACGTCCGGTAGGAGTCGGCGAACCCGCTGGCGGCGGAGGCGACGCCGACGCAGACGAGGGCGGCGGCGAACAGCCGGGTCGCGCCGTACCGGTCGGTGAGCCAGCCGGTGAGGACGCGGCCGAACGGGACGATCCAGACGGCGGCGCTGGCGAGGACGCCGAGTTCGGCCAGCGAGAGGTCGAAGGACTCGCCGATGGGACCGGTGAAGGGGGCGAAGGAGAACCACACGAGGAAGGAGAGGTTGAAGCTCGCGGTGGCCAGCGCCAGCGTCCGCCACTTCGTCATCCGAATCACGCCGGGACCTCCTCGCGGACGCGCTCCTCGACTTCGACCGGCTCCAGGCGGACCGCACACTGCTTGAAGTTCGGCTCGCCGGTCGGGTCCCGCTGTTTCGTCGTCAGCACGTTCGTCGCCGGGTGGTGGATCGGCAGCCAGGCGACGCCCTCCGGGACCGCCGCGTCGACCGCCAGCGTGGCGGTGATGGCGCCCCGGCGGGACTCGATCTCGACGGCCTCCCCGTCGCCGACGGGGGCGCTCTCCGGGTGGACGCGGACGGTCGCCGGGTCGGGGTCGGTCGACCGCGACCGGACGCCGGTGTTGTAGCCGTCGCCTTCCCGCGCCGTGGTCAGCGTCAGCGGGTACGACTCCGAGACGGGTTCGGCGACGCCCTCGAAAGTAGCCGCCGAGAACCGGGCGCGCCCCGACGGCGTCGGGAACGACCACCGCTCGTCACCGGTCGACGGGTCCGCGTCGGCGTCGTAGTACCGGTAGCCGGCGTGGCTCGAGGCGTCCGGCGCCGGCCACCGGACCGCGTGCTCCTCGTCGAGGCGCTCGTAGCTGATCCCCGAGCAGTCAGCGAGCGTCCCGCGGGTGAGCGCGGCGAACTCCTCGAACACCGCGGCGGGGGCCTTCGACGGGAAGAGGCCGGGCTCCAGGGCCTCGCCGACGGTCGCGATCAGGTCGAGGTCGGTCCGGACGCCCGACGGCGGGTCGGTCACCCGGCGGACCCGCGAGATGGTCCGCTCCATGTTCGTGGTCGTCCCCTCGCTCTCCCCCCAGGTCGCCGCCGGCAGGACGACGTCGGCGAGTTCGGTCGTCTCGGTGCTGAAGGCGTCCTGGACGACGAGGAACGCCTCGTCGAGGGCCTCGCGGACGGCGGTCGCGTCCGGCATCCCAGCCGCGGGGTTCGTCGCGACGGCGTAGATCGCCTCCACCTCGTCGCCAACCGAGTCGAGCATCCCGACCGGACCGGGACCGGGGTCGTCGGGCAGCCGGTCGACCGGGACGCCCCAGGCGCTGGCGACGTCCCGGCGGGCCGTCGGGTCGTCGAAGTCGCGGTGGCCCGGCCAGGTGCCCTTCGAGGAGCAGACGCGCGTGCCCATCGAGTTGGCCTGGCCGGTCAGCGAGAACGGGCCGCTCCCGGGCCCGAGGTTGCCCGAGGCGAGACAGAGGTCGACCAGCGCGCTCGCGGTGTCGGTCCCCTGGACGTGCTGGTTGACGCCCATGCCCCAGTACAGCAGCGTCGGCGCGTCGAGGGCCGAACAGAGCAGGTCGACGTCCGCGAGGTCGACGCCGGCCTCAGCCGCGGCGTCGGCGGCGTCCGGCAGGACCGCGAGCAGGTCGTCGAACCCCTCGGTGTGGGCGTCGACGAACGCGCGGTCGACGCCGTCGTCCGCCACTAGGCGCGCGAGGACCGCCCGGGCCAGCGCGAGGTCCGTCCCGGGGTCGGGCGCGACGTGATGGTCGGCGGCGCCGGCCGTCTTCGTCTCCACCGGGTCGACGACGATCAGTTCGCTGTCGTCGTCGCCGGCGGAGTCGTGGATCCACCGGAACATGACGGGATGGGCGACCGCGGGGTTGGCGCCCCACACGAGGTGGGTCTCCGCGTCGGGAACGTCGTCGTACGTCGGCGGCGGCGCGTCGCTGCCGAAGGCGTCGTAGTAGGCGGCGACGGCGCTGGCCATACAGAGCGTCGTGTTGGCGCCGTAGTTCCGGGTGCCGAGGGCGCCGCGGGCGAGCTTCCCGAGGGCGTAGGCGGCCTCGTTGGTCTGCTGGCCGCTGCCGAGGACGGCGACGGCGTCGGGGTCGTCCTCGGCGGCGCGCCGCAGCCCGTTGATGGCCTCGCCGAGCGCGACGTCCCACGTCGTCGGCACGAGCTCGTCGCCGCGGCGGACCATCGGCCGGGTGAGCCACTCGCCCTCGGGGTCGGTGCTCTCCCTGATGCCGCGGCCGCAGGCCAGCCCCTCGTTCGTCGGGTGGGCGGGGTCGCCGCGCGCGACGTCGACGCCGACGCCGATGTCGACGCCGCGGTGGACGTGCCCGCAGCCGACGGCACAGCGCATGCAGGTGGTGGGGACCGGGTCGCTCACGGCACACCCCCAGTGGTTGTAACGCTCGTCGAGTGTTTCGCCTCACAAATCGCACAGACGTATCGAAGTACCGCAGTAACCTCGTCGAATCGGATATCCATGAACGGTCGAGTAGACGAACCACCATAGCAAAACCGTAATCGTTGACGGACCTGTAGTTCTCGGCCCGACAACTGACGGCCCGGCCGGTTTCTAATGGTATATTACTTCTTTAATCACGTATTCTGCCGACGACCGGACGGACGTCTAACGGCGGTTGTCGGTGGGTGACGGGCAGAGGAACGAGATCGGGCCCCGGCAGGAGGGGCCCGCACGGAGGAACCGCTGGTGCCAGCCGTGGCGGCTCTTGGTGAGCAGTGCTGTACCGGAGACCGCGGTGACCCGCGGTACCAGACTGTCGGTGGCCGGGCATAAACACCGTGTCGAACACGGCAATAACTGTTCTAGCTGCGCGTATTGGCTACGAACATCCATATCTACGGATCTATTCTGGCCTAATGCTGCATTCGATGGCAGAGCGCCCGCCCGACGGGCCAGTGAGGGGTGGTCCCATATCCGCCGAAGCGGCGGCTCCCGAGACGGTAACCTCTTTCGGGGCGGGCGGTCAACGCCCTCCATGAACCACTCCGCGTCGCGTTCGCTGTACGATCGGGCGCTGTCGGTGCTCCCCGGCGGCGTGAACTCGTCGGTCCGCGCCGCCCCGCAGCCGTACCCGCTGTTCGTCGAGCGCGGGGAGGCCGGCCACGTCGTCGACGCCGACGGCAACCGCTACGTCGACTGGGTCCAGGGGCTCGGGCCGCTGCTGCTCGGCCACGACACGCCCGAACCGGTCCAGGCCGCCGTCCAGTCGCGGGCCGCCGAGGGCCCGATGTACGGCATGCCGACCGAGATCGAGGTCGAGCACGCCGAGTTCGTCTGCCGGCACGTCCCCAGCGTCGAGATGGTCCGGTTCGTCAACAGCGGCACCGAGGCGACGGTCTCGGCCGTCCGGCTGGCCCGCGGCGTCACCGGACGGGACAAGGTCGTCGTCATGCAGGGCGGCTACCACGGCGCCCAGGAGACGACGCTCGTCGAGGGCGACGCCGACCACCCCAGCCCCTCCAGCGCCGGCGTCCCGCAGTCGTTCGCCGAGCACACGCTCCCGGTGCCGTTCAACGACGAGGCGGCGGCCCGCGAGGTCTTCGAGGAGCACGGCGACGACGTCGCCGCGGTCCTCGTCGAGCCCGTCCAGGCGAACATGGGCATCGTCACCCCGGAGAACGGCTACCACGAGACGCTGCGGGAACTGACCGAGGACCACGGCTCGCTCCTGATCTTCGACGAGGTCATCACCGGCTTCCGCGTCGGCGGCCTCCAGTGCGCCCAGGGGAAGTACGGCATCGACCCCGACCTCACGACGTTCGGGAAGATCATCGGCGGCGGCTACCCGGTCGGCGCCGTCGGCGGCAAGACCGAGTACCTCGAGCAGTTCAGCCCCGTCGGCGACGTCTTCCAGGCCGGCACCTTCTCCGGACACCCGGTGACGATGGCCGCCGGCCTCGAGACGCTCAAGTTCTGCGCCGAGAACGACGTCCACGACCACGTGAACGAGCTCGGCCGGCAGCTACGGGAGGGCCTCACGGACATCGTCGCCGACCACGCCCCCGAGTACACCGTCGTCGGGACCGACTCGCTGTTCAAGGTGATCTTCACCCGCGCCGACGACGGCCCGCAGGACGACTGCTGTGCGAACGGCTGCCGGCAGGACCCCTCCTGCAGCCGGTACGAGTCCTGTCCCAAGCGCGGCACCGACGTCAAGCGGGCGGAGACCGAGCGCTACGCCCGACTGTTCCGCCCACAGATGCTCGAGGAGGGCGTCCTCCTCTCGCAGAACCAGTTCGAGTCGAACTTCGTCTCCTACGGCCACACCGAGTCGGACGTCGAGGAGACCCTCGAGGCGTACAAGGAGGCGCTGTAGCCGCCGCTGTTCGGGGCGAGCGTCCGGAGAAGTACCGGCGGGCGTTCAGGCGCTCGCGCCGTCGCCGTAGTTCTCCTCGAGGTACTCGACGATGTCGTCGGACTCCGGCATCCCCTCGACGCCGTTCGCCTCGTCCACGATGACGGGGACGCCGGTCTGGCCGCTGACCTCCTCGACCTCCGTCCGCTCGGAGTGGTCGCCAGGTACCTCGACGGTGTCGTAGTCGACGTCGAGGTCCTCCAGCTTGTCGGTGACCTTCGCGCAGTACGGACAGCCGGGGAGCTCGTAGAGCGTGATGTTCGCCATCGCCCGTAGATACGGCGTCGGGCGTAAAGAGCGCGGCGGTCGTGTGTCCGGCCGTGACCAGACCGGGCAGGTACCTTCGGCGTACTCGGTCTGACGGAACGGGCGCCGCCGATGGGAGGGAGGAGCGGTGGCGGCTATCGAGCCGCCTCGATCCACTCCTCGGCGACGAACTCGTCGTAGCAGGGCTCGCAGAGCGCCACCTCGAGTCGCCGGTCCCCCTCGACGACCAGCGTCCTGGTCGCCCCGTCGTCGCCGGCGGCGCAGTTCGAGCACTCGAGTCCGGCCATCTACTCGATCTCCAGGGTGCGGCCGGGCTCCTCGACAGACTCCGGGACGGGGCCCGTGAGCGTCAGCGTCCGCCGGTCGGCGTCGAACGCGACCAGACCGGCCGCCGCCAGCTTGGGGACGTGGCGGTGGTAGAGCGTGATCTCGACCCGCTCGGCGGAGTCCTCGCACTCGCTGTCGGCCGCCAGCTCCGCGGCGACCTCCGACAGCGACGCCGGCCCGTCCGCCCCTCGCAGCAGCGCGAGGACCCGCCGTCGCCGCCGGTGGGTGAGTACCTCGAACAGTTCGTCCCGATCCCGTCCCTCGGTCCGCCGGCTCGATTCCAGTTGCATTATCGCCACGGATGGGGGAGTTCGGGATAAGGGGTTTTCCCAAGATATTAGGTAAGTATCTGGAAACCGGATATCTGCCGGTCTCTTCGCACCCGTGGCCGCCCCTCACCCGAGCCGGTCGCCGATACCGGCCGTGATGCGACGGCGGTGGACGACGGCCTCGCCGACGCCCCAGCCGAGCGCGACCAGCAATCCGAGGACGAGCGACAGGAACGCCCACGAGCCGATGCCGACCGGGCGGAAGAACGGCTCGACGTGGGAGTACCGCGTCGCGAGTTCGTCGAACGCGCCGGACCAGGGCGTGTGAGAACCGAAGTCCGAGATGCCGTCGCCGACGGTGTACTGGCTGGCCGGACCGCTGTCCCCGCCGCCGGTGACCGTGTAGTTGCCGCCCGTTCCGTGGTCGGCCATCGTCGGGCCGTTGGCGCCCTCCTCGCCGCGCTCGGCGTCGTACGGCGCCCACGCGGCGTAGAACTCCCAGACGACCTCGCCCTCCGGGGTGATCTCGACGACGCGGTGGTTGAGCGTGTCCGTCACGAGCGTGTTGCCGTTCGGCAGCCTGTCGGCGTCCCGGGGCCAGTTGAAGCCGTCGACGGACCAGGTGCGCTCCCACTCGCACTCCTCGGGCGGGGTGCCGGCGCCGAGCCGCGGGTCCGCGTCGCCGCAGTCGCGCTCGTACTCGACGACGCGGTCGTTCTCGCTGTCGGCGACGAGGACGACGGGCGTGCCGTCCTCCCGTTCGAGGTACTCGGGGTTGTGCTGCTCGTACAGGATCTCGTGGTCGTCGTCGGAGCCGAGCCGCATAACGATCTCGTCGGTCTCGCGGTCGACGACGATCGCCTGATCGAAGTTCCGCGGCGAGGCGAGGACGTAGCGCTCGTCGTCACCGATCAGGTCCACGTCGTTGACGTGCGTCCAGTCCTCCGAGAAGCCGCCGTCGGTGTCGTTCGGGTAGTGCTCGCGGAACAGCCACTCCCACTCGGTCTCGCCGCTTTCGGTGTCCTCGATGTAGAGCCGGTCGTCGCTAACGCCCGTGCTCTCGTCGAAGTTCCGCATGTTCGCGACGAGCAGCCGGCGGCCGGACAGCAGGTTGACGTTGTGGGTGTCCATCGCGCCCGGTAGCTCGTGGGTCCAGACCGGCTCCCCGGTCGCGGGGTCGTACTCGAAGACGACCGTGCCGTCGGTGTTCGTGGCCGTCACGAAGAGGTTCCCGTTCGACAGGGTGTCGACCTCGTAGAACCAGTTGGCCCCGACGGAGTCGCCGTCGAAGCGCCACTCGACTTCGGCGTCCGGGTCGGCGGCGACCAGGCGGGCGGGTTTCTTCGGCTTGCCGTAGCCAGCGAAGTGGAACCCCTGGACGCTGACGTACGTCGTGTTCTCCGCCGGCTGCTCGACCGTCCCGGGGCCGAGTTCGACGGCGTCGGTCGCGACGGCGGAGTAGGCGGCGGGCAGCAGGAGCGCGAGGACGAGGGCGGCGAGCACCCGGCGGAGTACCGCACGCCGGGAGTGGCCGCTCGCTCGCGGGAAATCCATGGTGCCACAGGGGAGTGACCGGAAGGAAGGTGTTACGGTTCCGCGCCCGTCAGAACGCCAGCATCCCGGCGCTGACCGCGAAGTAGACGACGAAGTAGACGACGAAGACGGCCGCCAGCACCCACTGTCCCGGCGAGACGTCGCGGCGCTCTCCCATCGCGGCCTTGACGAGCGGGTAGCTCATGATGCCGGCCGCCAGCCCGTTGGCGATGGAGGCCGTCAGGGGCATGACCGTGATCGTCAGGCCGGCGGAGATGGCCCAGGCCGGGTCCTGCCAGTCGATGTCGGCTACTCCCTGCAGCATGAGGATCCCCACGACGACCAGCGCGATGTAGGTGGCGTACGTCGGGATGGCGGTGACCAGCGGGACGACGAGCAGCGACAGCAGGAAGAGGATCCCGACGACCAGCGCCGTGAAGCCGGTGCGGCCGCCCTCCTCGACGCCGGTCGCCGACTCGATGAAGGTCGTCACTGTCGAGGTGCCCATCATCGCGCCGACGGTGGTGCCGACGGCGTCGGCCATCAGGGGTTCGTCCATGTCGGGGAGGTTCCCCTCGTCGTCGAGGAAGCCGCCGATCTGGGAGACGCCGATGAGCGTCCCCGCCGTGTCGAAGAAGTCGACGAAGAAGAACGTGAAGACGACCAGCGCGAACGTCAGCGGGTCCTCGGTGATGAGCGAGAGGCCCTCGACGAACCCGAAGAACAGCGGCGTGAAGTCGTACTGGACGCCGAACAGCAGCGAACCGAGGCCGTCGGACTCGACCTGCGAGACGGTGCCGGGTTCGAGGACGCCGCGGTCGACGACGCCCGCGAGCGTCAGCGCGTAGCCCGCGACGGCCGTCGAGAGGATGCCGAGGACGATCGACCCCTTGATGTCGCGGGCGTACAGCAGCAGCGTGACGACGAGGCCGAGCAGCGACAGCGCCGCGACCGGGCTCTGGAGGACGTTCCCCAGCGTGACGAGCGTCGCGTCGTCGGCGACGACGACGTTCATCTCCTGGAGGCCGAGGAAGAGCAGGTAGACGCCGATACCGGCCCCGACCGCGAACTTCACCGGTTCGGGGAACAGCCGGATGATGTACTCCCTGGCGCCGACGGCGGTCAGCGCGATGAAGATGACGCCCTCGGTGAACACCGCGGCGAGGGCGACCTGCCACGGGACGCCCAGCGTGAGCACGACGGTGAAGGTGAAGAAGGCGTTCAGGCCCATGCCCGGCGCCAGGCCGAACGGCCGCTTGGCGTACAGCGCCATCACGAGGATGGCGACGACCGACGCCAGGATGGTGACGACGGTCAGCATCTCGACGACCTGGGCGAACGTGTACGTCTCGCCGGCGATCTCCGTCCGCAGAACCTCTCCGCCCTCGGGGACCCCACCCACGATGGCCGGCGCGAGGATGTTCGGATTGACGACGACGATGTACGCCATCGCCAGGAACGTCGTGACCCCCGCCAGCGTCTCCGTCTCGAAATCCGTGTCGTGCTCGTCGAAGTCGAAGTACTCCGCGAGCGAATCAGTTACACCCATAATTCACGTTCGA includes:
- a CDS encoding MFS transporter; the protein is MTKWRTLALATASFNLSFLVWFSFAPFTGPIGESFDLSLAELGVLASAAVWIVPFGRVLTGWLTDRYGATRLFAAALVCVGVASAASGFADSYRTFFALRLVVAAAGVTFVVGIQHVSQWFPEEQLGTAEGIYAGLGNAGAAAGALVLPRVFGTGWRGPVFDAGWRAAFFYVGVAAALLGVVYYVLGEDAATEERARAAADGATLEGLAHTATRYGVVALAFGYLLSFGMEISMNSWLPTYFRTGFGADLVLASTFAAAFSLSSGCLRPISGYVSDRLDRSERALLPVFEGRYREQWTFVCMCYLLVALVGLTLAGRTGNVGLTVGAVALVGLGCGFTSGAIFAQLPAMFPDRSGAAAGIVGGFGTVGGVAFPLVFSWTASRGQIHASYALVAVVVVPIVLLNAYVYRPEVARRANVDGLVSFSDGEVVSADD
- the mobA gene encoding molybdenum cofactor guanylyltransferase, whose product is MTEGRPSTAVVLLAGGRSRRYPEGDKALADVDGEPMCRRAVEGLPGDELVVSCRAEQRDALASALEGLAPRFAVDPVPGRGPLAGLLTAFRVAAADRAVVVGCDMPLFDGSTADSLLQSLPAADAAVVDADGPPSPLGAAYRVGAARRACETTLACGSRRLADALARLDVARVDADARAVTNCNTPEDVAAALEAL
- a CDS encoding aryl-sulfate sulfotransferase, which encodes MDFPRASGHSRRAVLRRVLAALVLALLLPAAYSAVATDAVELGPGTVEQPAENTTYVSVQGFHFAGYGKPKKPARLVAADPDAEVEWRFDGDSVGANWFYEVDTLSNGNLFVTATNTDGTVVFEYDPATGEPVWTHELPGAMDTHNVNLLSGRRLLVANMRNFDESTGVSDDRLYIEDTESGETEWEWLFREHYPNDTDGGFSEDWTHVNDVDLIGDDERYVLASPRNFDQAIVVDRETDEIVMRLGSDDDHEILYEQHNPEYLEREDGTPVVLVADSENDRVVEYERDCGDADPRLGAGTPPEECEWERTWSVDGFNWPRDADRLPNGNTLVTDTLNHRVVEITPEGEVVWEFYAAWAPYDAERGEEGANGPTMADHGTGGNYTVTGGGDSGPASQYTVGDGISDFGSHTPWSGAFDELATRYSHVEPFFRPVGIGSWAFLSLVLGLLVALGWGVGEAVVHRRRITAGIGDRLG
- the hemL gene encoding glutamate-1-semialdehyde 2,1-aminomutase codes for the protein MNHSASRSLYDRALSVLPGGVNSSVRAAPQPYPLFVERGEAGHVVDADGNRYVDWVQGLGPLLLGHDTPEPVQAAVQSRAAEGPMYGMPTEIEVEHAEFVCRHVPSVEMVRFVNSGTEATVSAVRLARGVTGRDKVVVMQGGYHGAQETTLVEGDADHPSPSSAGVPQSFAEHTLPVPFNDEAAAREVFEEHGDDVAAVLVEPVQANMGIVTPENGYHETLRELTEDHGSLLIFDEVITGFRVGGLQCAQGKYGIDPDLTTFGKIIGGGYPVGAVGGKTEYLEQFSPVGDVFQAGTFSGHPVTMAAGLETLKFCAENDVHDHVNELGRQLREGLTDIVADHAPEYTVVGTDSLFKVIFTRADDGPQDDCCANGCRQDPSCSRYESCPKRGTDVKRAETERYARLFRPQMLEEGVLLSQNQFESNFVSYGHTESDVEETLEAYKEAL
- a CDS encoding glutaredoxin family protein, which produces MANITLYELPGCPYCAKVTDKLEDLDVDYDTVEVPGDHSERTEVEEVSGQTGVPVIVDEANGVEGMPESDDIVEYLEENYGDGASA
- a CDS encoding NCS2 family permease, encoding MGVTDSLAEYFDFDEHDTDFETETLAGVTTFLAMAYIVVVNPNILAPAIVGGVPEGGEVLRTEIAGETYTFAQVVEMLTVVTILASVVAILVMALYAKRPFGLAPGMGLNAFFTFTVVLTLGVPWQVALAAVFTEGVIFIALTAVGAREYIIRLFPEPVKFAVGAGIGVYLLFLGLQEMNVVVADDATLVTLGNVLQSPVAALSLLGLVVTLLLYARDIKGSIVLGILSTAVAGYALTLAGVVDRGVLEPGTVSQVESDGLGSLLFGVQYDFTPLFFGFVEGLSLITEDPLTFALVVFTFFFVDFFDTAGTLIGVSQIGGFLDDEGNLPDMDEPLMADAVGTTVGAMMGTSTVTTFIESATGVEEGGRTGFTALVVGILFLLSLLVVPLVTAIPTYATYIALVVVGILMLQGVADIDWQDPAWAISAGLTITVMPLTASIANGLAAGIMSYPLVKAAMGERRDVSPGQWVLAAVFVVYFVVYFAVSAGMLAF
- the nasA gene encoding assimilatory nitrate reductase NasA — its product is MRCAVGCGHVHRGVDIGVGVDVARGDPAHPTNEGLACGRGIRESTDPEGEWLTRPMVRRGDELVPTTWDVALGEAINGLRRAAEDDPDAVAVLGSGQQTNEAAYALGKLARGALGTRNYGANTTLCMASAVAAYYDAFGSDAPPPTYDDVPDAETHLVWGANPAVAHPVMFRWIHDSAGDDDSELIVVDPVETKTAGAADHHVAPDPGTDLALARAVLARLVADDGVDRAFVDAHTEGFDDLLAVLPDAADAAAEAGVDLADVDLLCSALDAPTLLYWGMGVNQHVQGTDTASALVDLCLASGNLGPGSGPFSLTGQANSMGTRVCSSKGTWPGHRDFDDPTARRDVASAWGVPVDRLPDDPGPGPVGMLDSVGDEVEAIYAVATNPAAGMPDATAVREALDEAFLVVQDAFSTETTELADVVLPAATWGESEGTTTNMERTISRVRRVTDPPSGVRTDLDLIATVGEALEPGLFPSKAPAAVFEEFAALTRGTLADCSGISYERLDEEHAVRWPAPDASSHAGYRYYDADADPSTGDERWSFPTPSGRARFSAATFEGVAEPVSESYPLTLTTAREGDGYNTGVRSRSTDPDPATVRVHPESAPVGDGEAVEIESRRGAITATLAVDAAVPEGVAWLPIHHPATNVLTTKQRDPTGEPNFKQCAVRLEPVEVEERVREEVPA
- a CDS encoding DUF7344 domain-containing protein, with protein sequence MQLESSRRTEGRDRDELFEVLTHRRRRRVLALLRGADGPASLSEVAAELAADSECEDSAERVEITLYHRHVPKLAAAGLVAFDADRRTLTLTGPVPESVEEPGRTLEIE